The proteins below are encoded in one region of Helianthus annuus cultivar XRQ/B chromosome 2, HanXRQr2.0-SUNRISE, whole genome shotgun sequence:
- the LOC110913783 gene encoding dehydration-responsive element-binding protein 1D, whose translation MDISSASECSSSTGELILASRTPKKRAGRKKFKETRHPVYRGVRRRNSGKWVCEVREPNNQSRVWLGTYPTAEMAARAHDVAVLAMRGQSACLNFADSVWRLPVPESNNVKDIQKAAADAAEAFRQTEDAMELFRHTEDAVVGTNELPEVVVYTDEEEMFGMPGYIASMAEGLMVPPPQMVGYANFRNDEDFYVDMSLWSFM comes from the coding sequence ATGGACATCTCTTCAGCTTCTGAATGTAGCAGCAGCACCGGAGAACTAATACTGGCTTCGCGAACCCCGAAGAAGAGAGCCGGAAGGAAGAAATTCAAGGAGACTCGACACCCGGTTTACCGAGGAGTGAGGAGAAGAAATTCCGGCAAGTGGGTGTGTGAAGTGAGAGAACCAAATAATCAATCAAGAGTGTGGCTGGGGACATATCCGACCGCAGAAATGGCAGCCCGGGCACACGATGTGGCGGTTTTGGCCATGAGGGGGCAGTCGGCTTGTTTAAATTTTGCTGACTCAGTTTGGCGGCTGCCTGTACCGGAGTCTAACAATGTGAAGGATATACAAAAGGCAGCGGCTGACGCTGCAGAGGCGTTTAGGCAGACGGAAGACGCGATGGAGTTGTTTAGACATACGGAGGATGCGGTGGTGGGAACGAATGAATTGCCGGAAGTAGTGGTCTACACAGATGAGGAGGAGATGTTTGGAATGCCTGGATATATTGCTAGCATGGCTGAGGGACTCATGGTACCGCCACCTCAGATGGTGGGGTATGCTAACTTTCGAAATGATGAAGATTTTTATGTTGACATGTCTTTATGGAGTTTTATGTAG